The following proteins are co-located in the Engraulis encrasicolus isolate BLACKSEA-1 chromosome 2, IST_EnEncr_1.0, whole genome shotgun sequence genome:
- the LOC134461335 gene encoding voltage-dependent calcium channel gamma-5 subunit-like isoform X2, which translates to MSVCGRKALTLLSSVLAVSGVGLLGVAVSTDYWLYLEEGLILPLNQSTDVRMSLHSGLWRVCFLTGEEMGRCFTIEYIMPMKVQLTSETTVSVLKMIRSATPFPLVSLLFMFIGFVLNNIGHFRPHRTIIAFVSGIFFILSGLALVVGLVLYISSVNDEMVGANRSSEAYLSYKYGWSFAFAAISFLLTESAGVMSVYLFMKRYAAEELYRPHPGFYRPRLSDCSDYSGQFLHPEAWAQRGRSPSDLSSEASLQMSAASSYPALLKCPPDYEQVTSSSPC; encoded by the exons atgagcGTGTGTGGGCGTAAGGCTCTGACGCTGCTGAGCAGTGTGCTGGCGGTGAGCGGCGTGGGGCTGCTGGGGGTGGCCGTCAGCACAGACTACTGGCTCTACCTGGAGGAGGGCCTCATCCTGCCCCTCAACCAGAGCACAGACGTACGCATGTCCCTGCACTCCGGCCTCTGGAGGGTCTGCTTCCTCACAG GTGAGGAGATGGGTCGCTGCTTCACCATTGAGTACATCATGCCCATGAAGGTGCAGCTGACCAGCGAAACCACCGTCAGCGTCCTCA AGATGATCCGTTCGGCCACCCCCTTCCCGCTGGTCAGCCTACTCTTCATGTTCATTGGCTTCGTCCTCAACAACATCGGCCATTTCAGACCCCACCGCACCATCATAGCATTCGTCTCCGGAATATTCTTTATCCTCTCAG GTCTGGCGCTGGTGGTGGGGCTGGTGCTGTACATCTCCAGTGTAAATGATGAGATGGTGGGCGCGAACAGGAGTAGTGAGGCCTACCTCAGCTACAAGTATGGATGGTCCTTCGCATTTGCTGCCATCTCTTTCCTCCTCACAGAG AGTGCAGGCGTCATGTCCGTCTACTTGTTCATGAAGCGCTACGCGGCGGAGGAGCTGTACCGTCCGCACCCCGGCTTCTACCGACCACGGCTGAGTGACTGCTCCGACTACTCAGGCCAGTTCCTGCACCCGGAGGCCTGGGCACAGCGCGGACGCAGCCCCTCGGACCTGTCCAGCGAGGCCTCGCTACAGATGAGCGCCGCCAGCTCATACCCCGCCCTGCTCAAGTGCCCCCCGGACTACGAGCAGGTGACCTCCTCCTCGCCCTGCTGA
- the LOC134461335 gene encoding voltage-dependent calcium channel gamma-5 subunit-like isoform X1, whose amino-acid sequence MSVCGRKALTLLSSVLAVSGVGLLGVAVSTDYWLYLEEGLILPLNQSTDVRMSLHSGLWRVCFLTGELNTWSHCTAMQRQSEEMGRCFTIEYIMPMKVQLTSETTVSVLKMIRSATPFPLVSLLFMFIGFVLNNIGHFRPHRTIIAFVSGIFFILSGLALVVGLVLYISSVNDEMVGANRSSEAYLSYKYGWSFAFAAISFLLTESAGVMSVYLFMKRYAAEELYRPHPGFYRPRLSDCSDYSGQFLHPEAWAQRGRSPSDLSSEASLQMSAASSYPALLKCPPDYEQVTSSSPC is encoded by the exons atgagcGTGTGTGGGCGTAAGGCTCTGACGCTGCTGAGCAGTGTGCTGGCGGTGAGCGGCGTGGGGCTGCTGGGGGTGGCCGTCAGCACAGACTACTGGCTCTACCTGGAGGAGGGCCTCATCCTGCCCCTCAACCAGAGCACAGACGTACGCATGTCCCTGCACTCCGGCCTCTGGAGGGTCTGCTTCCTCACAGGTGAGCTGAACACCTGGAGCCACTGTACTGccatgcaaaggcaaa GTGAGGAGATGGGTCGCTGCTTCACCATTGAGTACATCATGCCCATGAAGGTGCAGCTGACCAGCGAAACCACCGTCAGCGTCCTCA AGATGATCCGTTCGGCCACCCCCTTCCCGCTGGTCAGCCTACTCTTCATGTTCATTGGCTTCGTCCTCAACAACATCGGCCATTTCAGACCCCACCGCACCATCATAGCATTCGTCTCCGGAATATTCTTTATCCTCTCAG GTCTGGCGCTGGTGGTGGGGCTGGTGCTGTACATCTCCAGTGTAAATGATGAGATGGTGGGCGCGAACAGGAGTAGTGAGGCCTACCTCAGCTACAAGTATGGATGGTCCTTCGCATTTGCTGCCATCTCTTTCCTCCTCACAGAG AGTGCAGGCGTCATGTCCGTCTACTTGTTCATGAAGCGCTACGCGGCGGAGGAGCTGTACCGTCCGCACCCCGGCTTCTACCGACCACGGCTGAGTGACTGCTCCGACTACTCAGGCCAGTTCCTGCACCCGGAGGCCTGGGCACAGCGCGGACGCAGCCCCTCGGACCTGTCCAGCGAGGCCTCGCTACAGATGAGCGCCGCCAGCTCATACCCCGCCCTGCTCAAGTGCCCCCCGGACTACGAGCAGGTGACCTCCTCCTCGCCCTGCTGA